The Paracoccus sediminicola genome has a segment encoding these proteins:
- a CDS encoding DUF4112 domain-containing protein encodes MADHPHLDRFERLDRLSRQLDTIFRIPGTNFRVGYDAIASIIPVVGDAATALPAAWIMLESYRMGLPKGKLMRQGVNVAADAVFGSIPLLGTLFDAGFKSNRRNVDILRKHLETLPGEAPAPDPAPDGRMIERG; translated from the coding sequence ATGGCTGACCATCCTCATCTAGACCGTTTCGAACGTCTCGACCGCCTCTCCCGGCAGCTCGATACGATTTTCCGCATCCCCGGCACGAATTTCCGCGTCGGCTATGACGCCATCGCCAGCATCATTCCCGTGGTGGGCGACGCGGCCACAGCGCTGCCCGCGGCCTGGATCATGCTTGAGAGCTATCGCATGGGCCTGCCCAAGGGGAAGCTGATGCGTCAGGGGGTGAATGTCGCGGCAGACGCCGTGTTCGGCAGCATCCCCTTGCTCGGCACGCTGTTCGATGCGGGATTCAAATCGAACAGGCGCAATGTGGATATTCTGCGCAAGCATCTCGAGACCCTGCCCGGAGAGGCGCCGGCCCCGGATCCAGCGCCGGATGGCAGGATGATCGAGCGCGGCTGA
- a CDS encoding Crp/Fnr family transcriptional regulator, producing MHPKEKRSCLYRKISHYVELTEQDMIYLEGLETNRRTYPARQRIRRPGEEADILFIVRRGWLYSASDVENERRHIQGLHFPGDVIGISDITLAMSRASLITATEVELCRLPKSGLRDLFETSPRLAALFFAFGAIESVILTERLAAVSRLDAEARLSHMLLQIHSRILVTAPENGDWFRMPLSQEVIGDAIGLTQAYVNRTFKALEARGLIERHHNGVELLDKPALIELSGYEDRYSTIDQGWMPQR from the coding sequence ATGCACCCCAAAGAAAAACGAAGCTGTCTGTACCGGAAGATCTCGCATTATGTCGAGCTGACGGAACAGGACATGATCTATCTGGAAGGGCTTGAAACCAATCGCCGCACCTATCCCGCCCGCCAGCGCATCCGGCGTCCCGGCGAGGAAGCCGACATCCTGTTCATCGTGCGCCGCGGCTGGCTGTATTCCGCATCGGATGTCGAGAATGAGAGGCGCCATATTCAGGGGCTGCATTTCCCCGGCGACGTGATCGGCATCTCCGACATCACCCTCGCCATGTCCCGCGCGAGCCTGATCACCGCGACCGAGGTCGAACTGTGCCGGCTCCCCAAATCGGGGCTGCGCGACCTCTTCGAAACCTCACCGCGTCTCGCCGCGCTGTTCTTTGCCTTTGGCGCGATTGAAAGCGTCATCCTCACGGAACGGTTGGCGGCGGTCTCGCGGCTGGATGCCGAGGCACGGCTGTCACACATGCTGTTGCAGATCCATTCGCGCATTCTGGTCACCGCGCCGGAAAACGGGGACTGGTTCCGCATGCCGCTGAGCCAGGAAGTCATCGGCGATGCAATCGGGCTGACCCAGGCCTATGTGAACCGCACCTTCAAAGCGCTCGAGGCACGGGGCTTGATCGAACGTCATCACAACGGTGTCGAGCTTCTCGACAAGCCCGCCCTTATCGAGCTGAGCGGCTATGAAGATCGCTACAGCACAATCGATCAAGGCTGGATGCCGCAGCGTTAA
- a CDS encoding phage holin family protein — translation MDDHKYHDPNRRSVSGHLSAIVDDAINLVRGEVALARAEANEKVGQLGAALVMAVLGTALIMAALVILLQAIVLALVEMGIHSGWSALIVGGGTVIVGIILLMSAKSKFSAENLAPSKTMEQMRRDREAIKETRL, via the coding sequence ATGGACGACCACAAATATCACGATCCGAACCGGCGCAGCGTGAGCGGGCATCTGTCCGCCATCGTCGATGACGCCATCAATCTCGTCCGTGGCGAGGTCGCCCTCGCCCGCGCCGAGGCAAATGAAAAGGTCGGCCAGCTGGGTGCGGCGCTTGTCATGGCGGTGCTCGGCACTGCGCTCATCATGGCGGCGCTGGTGATCCTGCTTCAGGCCATCGTGCTGGCGCTGGTCGAGATGGGCATCCATTCCGGCTGGTCGGCACTGATCGTCGGTGGTGGCACGGTCATCGTCGGGATCATTCTGCTGATGTCCGCGAAGTCGAAATTCTCGGCTGAAAATCTCGCGCCCAGCAAGACCATGGAACAGATGCGCCGCGACCGCGAAGCCATCAAGGAGACCCGTCTATGA
- a CDS encoding ester cyclase, which yields MAADDKGADGNKPRGKASGDAVLQVERRDFVDLVPEGRKRVQPMEGFDDIYTDIVDYIIRCTHRIWDERDIGLIYTHYTHNCVLYGTMGTMYDREEVVRDTIQRLVSLPERRGMATQVIWSGDDQKGFYTSHLVTGSGRHTQHGHYGPPTGRSFVSRTIADCMIHANKIYREWVVSDQMAIIRQLGLDPQDYAARLAGKLFEKGVESIDIGENRRMVGQYPPDSKPDLSIASTDLERETLDWLHAVWNQRMLGRIKDVYAPTCQYHGPLMTELYGIAAVTHQTLGLLGSLPDAGFTPQHICSTECEEGGTKVAVRWILEGHHLGYGMLQELGEPTGKRVQVMGISHFHYKDGKIVDEWRVYDELSLLVQVKLAQLSEAAREPIYFDEG from the coding sequence ATGGCTGCGGACGATAAGGGCGCGGACGGGAACAAGCCGCGAGGCAAGGCATCAGGCGACGCCGTTCTTCAGGTCGAGCGCCGCGATTTCGTCGATCTGGTGCCCGAGGGTCGCAAGCGCGTTCAGCCGATGGAGGGGTTCGACGACATCTATACCGACATCGTCGATTACATCATCCGCTGCACCCATCGCATCTGGGACGAGCGCGATATTGGCCTGATCTACACGCATTACACCCATAATTGCGTGCTCTACGGGACGATGGGCACCATGTATGACCGCGAGGAGGTCGTGCGCGACACCATCCAGCGCCTGGTCAGCCTGCCCGAGCGGCGCGGCATGGCCACCCAGGTCATCTGGAGCGGCGACGACCAGAAGGGTTTTTATACGTCTCATCTCGTCACCGGCTCGGGCCGTCATACGCAGCACGGGCATTACGGCCCGCCGACAGGGCGCAGCTTTGTGTCGCGGACCATCGCCGACTGCATGATCCACGCCAACAAGATCTATCGGGAATGGGTTGTCTCGGATCAGATGGCGATCATCCGTCAGCTGGGTCTGGACCCTCAGGATTATGCCGCGCGTCTGGCCGGGAAGCTGTTCGAAAAGGGCGTCGAATCGATCGATATCGGCGAAAACCGCCGGATGGTCGGGCAGTATCCGCCCGATTCGAAGCCGGACCTGTCGATCGCCAGCACCGATCTGGAGCGCGAGACGCTGGACTGGCTGCATGCGGTGTGGAACCAGCGGATGCTGGGGCGGATCAAGGATGTCTACGCGCCGACCTGCCAGTATCACGGACCGCTCATGACCGAGCTTTACGGCATCGCCGCCGTCACGCATCAAACGCTCGGCCTGCTGGGATCGCTGCCCGATGCCGGATTCACCCCGCAACATATCTGTTCGACCGAATGCGAAGAGGGCGGCACGAAGGTTGCCGTGCGATGGATCCTCGAAGGGCATCACCTCGGCTATGGGATGCTGCAAGAGCTTGGAGAACCGACCGGCAAGCGTGTGCAGGTGATGGGGATCAGCCATTTCCACTATAAGGACGGCAAGATCGTCGATGAATGGCGTGTCTACGACGAGTTGTCGCTGCTGGTTCAGGTCAAGCTGGCCCAGCTTTCGGAGGCTGCGCGAGAGCCGATATATTTCGATGAGGGCTGA
- a CDS encoding ester cyclase, with the protein MTDPHLSRKIDMHEAMLRLAEARPEALPELLGTLYAPEAHWRGSHPMNEMTGPEAIAAQVWAPLRHSFPDLERRDLIVVGGQYEGRDYVAMMGHYCGSFRHDWLGIPATGGAAYLRYGEVHQIAHGRIVQSSCLWDVLDLIRQAGFWPLAPSLGAEEMWPGPITGDGLALRDSDPQESAASIAQTLAMHAALGAYDDEGRGGREGLLNMPQKDFWHPKMMWYGPAGIGTARGLSGFVDCHQLPFRMAFPNRKGGGQWDEIGALKQQHGGGHYIRIGDGPYSVTAGWPSVFAMHRGGGFLGLAPTGRPVTMRVMDFYLHHEGLIRENWVPLDMLDLLMQMGVDVLDRMSPIFRRGG; encoded by the coding sequence ATGACCGATCCGCATCTCAGCCGGAAAATCGATATGCACGAGGCGATGTTGCGCCTTGCCGAGGCGCGCCCCGAGGCGCTTCCGGAACTGCTCGGCACGCTCTATGCGCCCGAAGCGCATTGGCGCGGCTCTCACCCGATGAACGAAATGACCGGCCCCGAAGCGATTGCGGCGCAGGTCTGGGCGCCGCTGCGGCACAGCTTCCCCGATCTCGAACGGCGCGACCTGATTGTCGTCGGCGGGCAATATGAGGGGCGTGACTATGTCGCGATGATGGGACATTACTGCGGAAGCTTCCGTCATGACTGGCTGGGCATCCCCGCGACGGGCGGTGCCGCCTATCTCCGGTATGGCGAGGTGCACCAGATCGCGCATGGCCGGATCGTCCAGTCCAGCTGTCTCTGGGACGTGCTCGACCTCATTCGCCAGGCGGGGTTCTGGCCGCTTGCACCGAGCCTCGGCGCCGAAGAGATGTGGCCGGGTCCGATCACCGGAGACGGTCTTGCCCTGCGCGATAGCGATCCGCAGGAAAGTGCTGCCAGTATCGCACAGACCTTGGCCATGCACGCCGCGCTGGGGGCTTATGACGATGAAGGCAGGGGCGGGCGCGAGGGGCTGCTGAACATGCCGCAGAAGGACTTCTGGCATCCTAAGATGATGTGGTATGGCCCTGCCGGTATCGGCACGGCGCGGGGGCTGTCCGGCTTTGTGGATTGCCACCAGCTGCCCTTCCGCATGGCCTTCCCGAACCGCAAGGGCGGCGGGCAGTGGGACGAGATCGGCGCGCTCAAGCAACAGCATGGCGGTGGGCATTATATCCGGATAGGGGACGGCCCCTATTCCGTCACTGCCGGCTGGCCGAGCGTCTTCGCGATGCATCGCGGCGGCGGCTTTCTGGGCCTTGCCCCGACCGGCCGGCCGGTGACGATGCGGGTGATGGATTTCTACCTGCATCACGAGGGGCTGATCCGCGAAAACTGGGTGCCGCTCGATATGCTGGATCTGCTGATGCAGATGGGGGTGGATGTGCTGGACAGGATGAGCCCGATTTTCCGACGCGGCGGCTAG
- a CDS encoding ABC transporter substrate-binding protein, translating to MTRILQASVATIALIGSAGMAMAECGIESGSVRILSNDFEALHVIANAAETCASDTVEVTKNQTTEHKNIQVPALTTNPASYTVAVVATNSVMPLLSADLVRPLDEYVEKWGQDLQEQQLIRVGDNIMAIAFMANAQHLFYREDLLEENGIEVPTSYEEILAAAETLRANDVMQYPLASGYKPGWDLAAEFVNTFLATGADFFKDGTAEVDINNENGIKTLETLKAMSEYMDPDFVTYDSNALHPLWESNDSAIQIQWGSRTREYSDETGSAPEIAAATGYAAAPTLGDAEIPAAGLWWDGFVIAKNISDEDAEASFRAMMKGISPETIAENRESAVWLVKGYDPTPAAEGVSANLAAGARPYPMLPYMGLLHTALGDNLAEFMQGQESAEQALADVTAAYTTAAAEAGFLN from the coding sequence ATGACAAGAATTCTGCAAGCCAGCGTAGCCACGATCGCACTGATCGGGAGCGCGGGCATGGCAATGGCCGAATGCGGCATCGAATCCGGATCCGTGCGGATCCTCTCGAATGACTTCGAGGCGCTGCACGTCATCGCCAACGCCGCCGAGACCTGCGCCAGCGACACGGTCGAAGTCACCAAGAACCAGACCACCGAGCACAAGAATATCCAGGTGCCGGCGCTGACGACAAATCCTGCCTCCTACACTGTCGCGGTCGTGGCGACGAACTCGGTCATGCCGCTTCTCTCGGCCGATCTGGTGCGTCCTCTCGATGAATATGTCGAGAAATGGGGTCAGGATCTGCAGGAACAGCAGCTCATCCGCGTCGGCGACAACATCATGGCGATCGCTTTCATGGCGAATGCGCAGCATCTGTTCTATCGCGAGGATCTGCTGGAAGAGAACGGCATCGAGGTGCCGACCAGCTATGAAGAGATCCTCGCCGCCGCCGAAACGCTGCGTGCGAATGACGTGATGCAGTATCCGCTTGCCTCCGGCTACAAGCCGGGCTGGGATCTCGCGGCGGAGTTCGTGAACACCTTTCTCGCGACCGGCGCCGATTTCTTCAAGGACGGGACCGCCGAGGTCGATATCAACAACGAGAACGGGATCAAGACGCTTGAGACGCTGAAGGCGATGAGCGAATACATGGACCCCGATTTCGTCACCTATGACAGCAATGCGCTGCATCCGCTCTGGGAATCGAATGACAGCGCGATCCAGATCCAATGGGGCTCGCGCACCCGCGAATATTCCGATGAAACCGGCTCCGCGCCCGAGATCGCTGCCGCCACGGGCTATGCCGCCGCACCGACGCTCGGCGATGCCGAGATCCCTGCGGCCGGTCTGTGGTGGGATGGTTTCGTGATCGCGAAGAATATTTCGGACGAAGACGCCGAGGCCTCGTTCCGCGCGATGATGAAGGGGATCTCGCCCGAAACCATTGCCGAGAACCGGGAATCCGCGGTCTGGCTGGTCAAGGGCTACGATCCGACGCCGGCTGCGGAAGGGGTCTCTGCAAACCTCGCCGCGGGCGCACGCCCCTATCCGATGCTGCCCTATATGGGGCTTCTGCACACCGCGCTCGGCGATAATCTGGCCGAGTTCATGCAGGGCCAGGAGAGCGCCGAGCAGGCACTGGCGGATGTGACCGCCGCCTACACGACCGCGGCTGCCGAAGCGGGCTTTCTGAACTGA
- a CDS encoding carbohydrate ABC transporter permease has translation MPHRTFLAFIWPSLLAMILFIAIPIISVGYQSLFVEHQQVMSQTESCGPFGCKTEMRVDSAAMAELREESPMGRFNGLGTYSNASHLAFDELGAAWRNSDSLGVFLGQVMNLPFYKALIFTIAYTFIVTPLVIILGFCIAVSVNAVSARLKGPVIFFSLLPMIVTPLIGALVLFWMIDSRGIIGATLQVVFNDPQLSLKASPTLTWVTLFVYGVWHSAPFAFVVFYAGLQTVPQDTLESAMVDGASRWERIRFVTIPYLMPLATFIALMQLMDNFRVFEPIIGFSAEANATSLSYLIYSDLRSGDFPLFGSAAASSMLTILGVVILLFPVLIRTWRDFSRKA, from the coding sequence ATGCCGCACAGAACGTTTCTGGCCTTTATCTGGCCTTCCCTGCTCGCGATGATCCTGTTCATCGCCATCCCGATCATCTCGGTCGGATATCAGTCGCTCTTTGTCGAGCATCAGCAGGTCATGAGCCAGACCGAATCCTGTGGCCCGTTCGGCTGCAAGACCGAGATGCGCGTCGATTCCGCCGCCATGGCCGAGCTTCGCGAGGAAAGTCCGATGGGACGGTTCAACGGGCTGGGCACCTATTCCAACGCCAGCCACCTTGCATTCGACGAGCTTGGCGCAGCCTGGCGCAACAGCGACAGTCTTGGGGTATTTCTGGGTCAGGTGATGAACCTGCCCTTCTACAAGGCGCTGATCTTTACCATAGCCTATACCTTCATCGTGACCCCGCTTGTGATCATACTTGGCTTCTGTATCGCGGTCTCGGTAAACGCGGTTTCGGCCCGGTTGAAAGGGCCGGTCATCTTCTTCTCGCTTTTGCCGATGATCGTGACACCGCTGATCGGCGCGCTGGTGCTGTTCTGGATGATCGATTCCCGCGGCATCATCGGCGCGACGTTGCAGGTCGTGTTCAACGATCCGCAATTGTCGCTGAAAGCCTCGCCGACGCTGACCTGGGTGACGCTGTTCGTCTATGGCGTCTGGCACAGCGCGCCGTTCGCTTTCGTCGTGTTCTATGCCGGGCTACAGACCGTGCCGCAGGACACGTTGGAAAGCGCCATGGTCGACGGCGCCAGCCGGTGGGAGCGGATCCGCTTCGTCACCATCCCCTATCTGATGCCGCTGGCGACCTTTATCGCGCTGATGCAGCTCATGGATAATTTCCGGGTTTTCGAGCCGATCATCGGCTTCTCGGCCGAGGCGAACGCAACCTCGCTGAGCTACCTGATCTATTCCGATCTGCGTTCAGGCGACTTTCCGCTATTCGGCTCGGCCGCCGCCAGTTCGATGCTGACCATTCTCGGCGTGGTCATCCTGTTGTTCCCGGTGCTGATCCGCACCTGGCGCGATTTCAGCAGAAAGGCCTGA
- a CDS encoding carbohydrate ABC transporter permease codes for MAKSINRKPMPLVVLSTGFVLLWLFLAAFPFIWTAWGSFKVEADFFSRADWMNAITGPATTAQTGGPFTGSGYEGAWIEQEFWRAVLNTGIVVFAVVTISLTVGTLGGYALARSGFRYTFWILIAALIFRAMPHVTLVSGYLLPFFEMNIWGYLPTTIIVLVAINQPFTLWMLHSFFLTIPKDLDESAMVDGCTRFQAFRLAVIPVMWPGVVTTGLFSFLLAYNDFTVTSMLLSQENQTMIPKINSFLGSTQQEGKVMYAVAAAVSAMAPLFVLVMVFQRQIVSGLTAGAVKG; via the coding sequence ATGGCAAAGAGCATAAATCGCAAACCCATGCCGCTTGTCGTGCTGTCCACCGGCTTCGTGCTGCTGTGGCTGTTCCTCGCGGCGTTCCCGTTCATCTGGACGGCCTGGGGATCGTTCAAGGTCGAGGCGGATTTCTTTTCCCGCGCCGACTGGATGAATGCAATCACCGGCCCGGCCACGACCGCGCAGACCGGGGGCCCCTTCACCGGCAGCGGCTATGAGGGAGCGTGGATCGAGCAAGAATTCTGGCGCGCCGTGCTGAACACCGGCATCGTTGTCTTTGCCGTGGTCACGATTTCACTGACGGTCGGCACGCTGGGTGGCTATGCGCTGGCGCGGTCCGGGTTCCGCTATACGTTCTGGATCCTGATCGCGGCGCTGATCTTCCGTGCCATGCCGCATGTGACGCTAGTCTCGGGCTATCTGCTGCCCTTCTTTGAAATGAACATCTGGGGCTATCTGCCCACGACCATTATCGTGCTGGTCGCGATCAATCAGCCCTTTACCCTGTGGATGCTTCACAGCTTCTTTCTGACCATCCCAAAGGATCTGGACGAAAGCGCAATGGTCGATGGCTGCACGCGCTTCCAGGCCTTCCGTCTGGCGGTCATCCCGGTGATGTGGCCGGGGGTGGTGACTACGGGGCTGTTCAGCTTCCTGCTGGCCTATAACGACTTCACCGTCACCTCGATGCTGCTGAGCCAGGAAAACCAGACCATGATCCCCAAGATCAACAGCTTCCTCGGCTCGACCCAGCAAGAGGGCAAAGTCATGTATGCGGTCGCCGCCGCCGTTTCGGCCATGGCCCCGCTTTTCGTTCTCGTCATGGTGTTCCAGCGCCAGATCGTCAGCGGGCTCACCGCCGGCGCCGTGAAAGGATAG